One segment of Erigeron canadensis isolate Cc75 chromosome 2, C_canadensis_v1, whole genome shotgun sequence DNA contains the following:
- the LOC122588357 gene encoding uncharacterized protein LOC122588357 — protein MYFVDEPMFEDDVFRQRYRMSRRLFLKIVEDITVAFPWFRSSANAAGIRGFSAIQKCTCALRQLAYGNLADNCDEGLSFSTRTARECLDNFCIAIKYLYGEQYLRSPTSHDVARLRGQYHRGDHERPTIILEAVASYDLWFWHAYFGVAGSNNDINVLRQLPLFILEVNGKSPEYDFTVNGHRYDR, from the exons ATGTACTTTGTGGATGAGCCGATGTTTGAGGACGATGTCTTTCGCCAGAGATATCGTATGTCGAGGaggttgtttttgaaaatcGTGGAAGATATCACTGTAGCATTTCCATGGTTTCGGTCTTCGGCGAATGCGGCGGGTATTAGAGGGTTCTCGGCAATTCAAAAGTGCACGTGCGCGCTACGGCAACTTGCGTACGGCAACCTCGCCGACAACTGTGATGAGGGGTTGTCGTTCTCTACTCGAACGGCTCGTGAGTGTCTAGACAACTTTTGCATTGCCATAAAGTATCTTTATGGTGAACAGTATTTGCGTTCTCCGACTAGCCACGATGTTGCGC GTTTGCGTGGGCAATACCACCGGGGTGATCATGAACGCCCGACTATCATACTTGAGGCCGTTGCTTCCTATGATTTATGGTTTTGGCATGCGTATTTCGGTGTTGCGGGCTCAAACAATGACATCAACGTTTTGAGGCAATTGCCATTGTTTATCCTCGAAGTGAATGGGAAGTCTCCTGAGTACGACTTTACCGTAAACGGACACCGTTATGACAGATGA